From the Bubalus kerabau isolate K-KA32 ecotype Philippines breed swamp buffalo chromosome 2, PCC_UOA_SB_1v2, whole genome shotgun sequence genome, one window contains:
- the LOC129644785 gene encoding olfactory receptor 5AC1-like, giving the protein MEANKTLVMEFVLTGLTGLPGLQVPLFLVFLVIYLTTMAGNLGLIFLIWKDPHLHTPMYSFLGSLAFADACSSSSVTSKMLVNTLDKSQMMSLFECMAQYYFFGSSATTECFLLVVMAYDRYAAICSPLLYPVVMSNRLCTCLISASYAVGFLHPIIHVGLLFILTFCKSNITHNFYCEILPLFTISCTDPSINALVLFIFAAFIQAFTFTYYTGIVSYTCVLFAILKKKSERGRSKAFSTCGAHLLSVSLFYGTLFFMYVHPGSGQDQYQDKMYSLFYMIIIPLLNPFIYSLRNKEVLGAFRKMIKK; this is encoded by the coding sequence ATGGAGGCAAACAAGACTCTGGTGATGGAGTTTGTTCTCACGGGACTCACAGGTCTCCCAGGGCTGCAGGTCCCCCTGTTCCTGGTGTTCCTGGTCATCTACCTCACCACCATGGCGGGCAACCTTGGGCtgatttttctcatctggaagGACCCCCATcttcacacccccatgtactcATTCCTGGGCAGCTTGGCCTTTGCAGATGCTTGCTCTTCATCTTCTGTGACTTCCAAGATGCTTGTCAACACCTTAGACAAGAGTCAAATGATGTCTCTCTTTGAGTGCATGGCCCAATACTATTTTTTTGGTTCCAGTGCCACCACAGAATGTTTCCTCCTGGtggtgatggcctatgaccgctatgcaGCCATATGCAGCCCCTTACTTTACCCAGTGGTGATGTCCAACAGACTCTGCACTTGCTTGATAAGTGCATCATATGCAGTTGGTTTTCTGCATCCTATAATACATGTaggattattatttatattaactttCTGCAAGTCTAATATAACACATAATTTCTACTGTGAAATCTTGccactttttacaatttcttgcACTGATCCATCTATTAATGCTTTggtgctttttatttttgccGCTTTTATACAGGCTTTTACTTTTACTTACTATACAGGTATAGTCTCCTATACCTGTGTCCTCTTCGCCATCCTGAAAAAGAAGTCTGAAAGGGGCAGAAGCAAAGCCTTCTCCACATGCGGTGCCCACCTGCTCTCTGTTTCCTTGTTCTATGGCACTCTCTTCTTTATGTATGTGCATCCTGGGTCTGGCCAGGATCAATATCAGGATAAAATGTATTCACTGTTTTACATGATTATAATTCCCCTGCTAAACCCCTTTATTTATAGCCTAAGAAATAAGGAAGTTTTAGGTGCatttagaaaaatgataaagaaataa